From one Bacillus sp. FJAT-42376 genomic stretch:
- a CDS encoding CAP domain-containing protein has product MKRLFKSILVIAVIICTYAVFIKFAEDPPDRKEEKQDLKLSNEESEEQAVKLPEEGLLSLMGQSSDQVVTKLGEPSRIDPSQYDYDWWIYDKGNKQYIQVGVLSGKVVSVYGIGDGVNMKPYRLGEPLSEVYQISPVSPSLSMDYEGNSYRFELSEEDMNTRPAVDMGEMVIQLYIDRFEGTLSSIRATDKATFIKQRPYEVVYRGKLINAGSLAASEEEAVQRAQERQIFDITNIIRNRHELEPLDWDNDTSKTAFSHSKDMADNQYFAHDSPTSGTLADRLKRDQIPYQTAGENIAAHYSDSISSVEGWLNSEGHRKALLNKEFTHLGVGVYKDYYTQDFTGKKN; this is encoded by the coding sequence CTGAAAAGATTGTTTAAGTCTATATTGGTCATCGCTGTTATTATATGCACTTATGCCGTTTTTATAAAGTTTGCAGAAGATCCTCCTGACCGCAAGGAGGAAAAACAGGATTTAAAACTTTCTAATGAAGAGTCGGAGGAGCAGGCGGTCAAACTCCCTGAAGAAGGGCTGCTTTCTTTAATGGGCCAGTCGTCTGATCAAGTGGTCACAAAGCTTGGGGAACCGTCAAGAATTGATCCTTCCCAATATGATTATGATTGGTGGATTTATGATAAGGGGAATAAGCAGTATATTCAAGTCGGGGTTTTGTCAGGGAAAGTAGTTTCGGTTTACGGTATTGGAGATGGCGTAAACATGAAACCGTATAGGCTTGGGGAACCTCTGAGTGAGGTCTATCAAATTTCCCCTGTATCACCGTCCCTGTCTATGGACTATGAGGGGAATTCTTACCGCTTTGAGCTTTCAGAGGAAGATATGAACACGCGTCCGGCAGTGGACATGGGAGAGATGGTGATCCAGCTCTACATTGACCGTTTTGAAGGAACATTATCCAGTATCAGGGCAACGGACAAGGCGACATTTATCAAGCAGCGGCCATATGAAGTCGTTTACCGGGGCAAACTGATTAATGCCGGCTCTCTTGCCGCATCTGAAGAAGAAGCGGTACAGCGTGCACAGGAACGTCAAATTTTTGATATTACCAATATCATTAGAAACAGGCATGAACTGGAGCCTTTGGACTGGGATAATGATACGTCTAAAACAGCCTTTTCGCACAGCAAAGATATGGCAGACAATCAATACTTTGCTCATGACTCTCCGACAAGCGGAACTCTTGCAGACAGGCTGAAAAGAGATCAGATTCCCTATCAGACTGCAGGGGAAAATATTGCCGCACACTACAGCGACAGTATTTCTTCTGTTGAAGGATGGCTCAACAGCGAAGGCCATAGAAAAGCTTTGCTGAATAAAGAGTTTACCCATCTTGGTGTAGGCGTATATAAAGATTATTATACACAGGATTTTACAGGGAAAAAAAACTGA
- a CDS encoding GNAT family N-acetyltransferase gives MEILTEELLLVPCSLDLAKSLILHKKELAKRSPILIPEDWPSEMSRGIMPFYIERLERDCSEYGWGLWLIIHHKDKKMIGDFYIYSKPDETGMVNFDFRIDPDYGMENGYEAVSHFFDWLFEQKEVKRVSTECHIEHDKTIGILSRLGLICRGKEHSFLSWSLAK, from the coding sequence TTGGAAATTTTAACAGAGGAACTGCTGCTTGTCCCGTGTTCTCTGGATCTCGCCAAATCGCTCATTCTCCATAAAAAGGAGCTCGCCAAAAGATCGCCTATCTTGATCCCGGAGGACTGGCCCTCCGAGATGAGCAGAGGAATTATGCCTTTTTACATAGAAAGACTTGAGCGGGACTGTTCTGAGTATGGCTGGGGATTATGGCTGATTATCCATCATAAGGACAAAAAGATGATTGGAGACTTTTATATTTACTCAAAACCGGATGAAACGGGGATGGTGAATTTTGATTTCCGCATCGATCCTGATTACGGGATGGAAAATGGGTATGAAGCCGTCAGTCATTTTTTTGATTGGCTGTTTGAGCAGAAAGAAGTGAAGAGGGTTTCCACTGAATGCCATATTGAACACGATAAAACCATTGGGATTCTGAGCCGGCTAGGGCTGATCTGCAGGGGGAAAGAGCATTCCTTTTTAAGCTGGAGTCTGGCAAAATAA
- the rsmD gene encoding 16S rRNA (guanine(966)-N(2))-methyltransferase RsmD — translation MRVVSGSLKGRPLKAVPGMSTRPTTDKVKEAIFNMIGPYFEGGLALDLFGGSGGLGIEALSRGTDRCIFVDRDAKAIQTIHSNLEACRLQDHSEVYRNDAERALKAIIKRELQFQLIFLDPPYKQQKLKALINQISEEQLLSDGGYVVAEHGTEVELPALIGSFELVKYETYGMAAVSIYRQGAGRMGEL, via the coding sequence ATGAGAGTTGTATCAGGTTCCTTAAAAGGGAGACCATTAAAAGCAGTTCCGGGAATGTCGACAAGACCGACAACGGATAAGGTAAAAGAAGCTATTTTTAATATGATTGGGCCTTATTTCGAAGGCGGACTGGCACTTGATCTTTTCGGGGGGAGCGGAGGTCTTGGAATTGAAGCGCTGAGCCGAGGAACGGACCGGTGCATATTTGTCGACCGGGATGCAAAAGCGATCCAGACGATTCATAGTAATCTTGAGGCTTGCCGTCTTCAGGATCATTCAGAAGTGTACCGGAATGACGCCGAACGGGCACTTAAAGCGATTATAAAAAGAGAGCTGCAGTTTCAGCTTATATTTTTGGATCCGCCGTATAAGCAACAAAAATTGAAAGCGCTTATAAATCAAATTAGTGAGGAGCAGCTTCTTTCAGATGGCGGCTATGTAGTGGCAGAGCACGGAACGGAAGTGGAACTGCCTGCTTTGATTGGAAGCTTTGAATTAGTGAAATACGAGACATATGGGATGGCAGCAGTCAGTATTTACCGACAGGGCGCCGGGAGAATGGGGGAATTATAA
- the ctaG gene encoding cytochrome c oxidase assembly factor CtaG, translating into MENLTLFGFEALWSPYYLTVLALLSAGYFLAVRNREKWFRKSRPVNGKQQAAFYGGMALLYILKGSPIDLLGHILFSVHMFQMAMVYLVVSPLLIIGIPIWMWDTVLKRSPLHQIFSFLTKPVLALIVFNGIFSLYHTPLVFDLVKTNPAYHAAASSVIFFTSICMWWPVFRRRGNSEEMSGLMKMGYIFANGVLLTPACALIIFAKDPLYAAYSDPASWMNAMALCVPGSTLTGLNLTGPEVFTSMPLTEDQQLGGIIMKIIQEAVYGTILGFVFFQWVRKEREKDQQELQVILSNK; encoded by the coding sequence TTGGAAAATTTGACTTTATTCGGATTTGAAGCACTTTGGAGTCCTTATTATCTGACCGTTCTCGCCCTGTTATCGGCTGGCTATTTCCTGGCAGTGCGGAACAGAGAGAAGTGGTTCAGAAAATCCCGGCCGGTAAATGGGAAGCAGCAAGCCGCTTTTTACGGGGGAATGGCCCTGCTGTATATTTTAAAGGGCAGTCCCATTGACTTGCTTGGACACATTTTGTTTAGTGTACACATGTTCCAGATGGCCATGGTTTATTTGGTTGTTTCGCCGCTGCTTATAATAGGAATACCCATTTGGATGTGGGATACGGTTCTAAAACGAAGCCCTCTTCATCAGATCTTTTCGTTTCTCACCAAGCCTGTTCTTGCCCTGATTGTGTTTAACGGGATTTTTTCCCTGTATCATACTCCGCTTGTATTTGACTTGGTGAAGACGAATCCTGCCTATCATGCGGCTGCTTCAAGTGTGATTTTTTTCACATCGATTTGTATGTGGTGGCCTGTATTCAGGAGGAGGGGCAATTCAGAGGAAATGTCCGGTCTGATGAAAATGGGATACATCTTTGCGAACGGCGTTCTTCTGACTCCGGCTTGTGCCTTGATTATTTTTGCAAAAGATCCGCTGTATGCTGCTTATTCCGATCCTGCTTCCTGGATGAATGCGATGGCTCTTTGTGTTCCCGGCTCAACGCTGACGGGTCTCAACCTTACTGGCCCTGAGGTGTTTACTTCGATGCCGCTGACGGAGGATCAGCAGCTCGGGGGCATCATTATGAAGATTATTCAAGAGGCTGTATATGGGACCATTTTGGGGTTCGTGTTCTTTCAATGGGTCAGAAAAGAGCGGGAAAAGGATCAGCAAGAGCTGCAGGTTATTTTATCCAATAAATGA
- a CDS encoding methylthioribose kinase yields the protein MIQRFIELGEGYSDLYELLELIRYQNDRISSFLALNTLYKGKKVTSVGIIMSPTDPGKFQAIYFCREGIPDPAEKESGRYKLFLEAAEKSGKPLYQLEVKSSSAFHEPALFYQYLTGILRLNHIIPPLN from the coding sequence ATGATACAGCGTTTTATTGAGCTTGGGGAAGGCTATTCGGATTTATACGAATTATTGGAACTGATTCGGTATCAAAATGACCGAATTTCTTCGTTTCTTGCACTGAACACCCTCTATAAAGGGAAAAAGGTAACGTCTGTCGGAATCATTATGTCACCCACCGACCCCGGAAAGTTCCAGGCGATTTATTTTTGCCGGGAGGGTATACCCGATCCTGCGGAAAAAGAAAGCGGACGGTACAAATTGTTTCTTGAAGCAGCGGAAAAATCAGGAAAACCGCTTTATCAGCTTGAAGTCAAATCGTCTTCCGCTTTTCATGAACCGGCTCTATTTTATCAGTATTTAACCGGAATTCTTCGCTTAAATCACATCATTCCGCCTCTAAATTAA
- a CDS encoding SepM family pheromone-processing serine protease — MRNKKRGAVWAFVIGIIIAMAISYIKLPYFITKPGNASALEPIIQVDGGYDSKGSFSLTTVSIGRASLISYLAANFDKYAEILPMNQVKAPEESDEEYLNRQLKLMEGSQESALILAYHKAGKEVKSTFNGVYVNSLVKGMPASKSLKAGDRVFEVDGKTLKSAEEFVGYVGKKKEGEQVSITFERENKKRTVQLAIAKFPKSLAKGSDTKAGIGITLMTDREVSVKPDIKLNTEDIGGPSAGLMMSLEIYDQLTKEDFTKGYQIAGTGTIAETGEVGPIGGISQKIVAADKAGKQIFFAPSENGKKGSNYEEAVKTAKDIKTKMKIVPVDTFDDAVKYLEKLKQN; from the coding sequence ATGAGAAATAAAAAAAGAGGGGCAGTCTGGGCGTTTGTCATCGGCATTATTATTGCCATGGCAATTTCCTACATAAAATTACCGTATTTCATTACGAAACCCGGCAATGCATCGGCACTTGAACCGATTATTCAGGTTGATGGGGGATATGATTCTAAGGGAAGCTTTTCTCTGACAACCGTCAGTATCGGCAGGGCAAGCCTGATAAGTTATCTGGCCGCGAATTTTGACAAATATGCGGAAATTTTGCCTATGAATCAAGTGAAAGCCCCGGAAGAGTCAGATGAAGAATATTTAAACCGGCAGCTTAAGCTTATGGAGGGATCACAGGAGTCTGCCTTAATTCTTGCTTACCATAAAGCAGGAAAAGAAGTAAAAAGCACGTTTAACGGGGTCTACGTGAATTCGCTTGTAAAAGGGATGCCCGCATCGAAAAGCCTAAAAGCAGGAGACCGGGTTTTTGAAGTAGATGGAAAAACACTAAAAAGCGCTGAAGAATTTGTCGGCTATGTAGGCAAGAAAAAAGAAGGAGAGCAAGTCTCCATCACCTTTGAACGGGAGAATAAAAAGAGAACGGTACAATTAGCCATCGCAAAATTTCCAAAAAGCCTGGCAAAGGGAAGCGATACGAAGGCAGGAATCGGAATTACACTCATGACAGACCGTGAAGTATCTGTAAAACCTGATATCAAGCTGAATACAGAGGATATCGGAGGACCTTCAGCAGGATTAATGATGAGCCTGGAGATTTACGACCAGCTGACTAAAGAAGATTTCACAAAAGGCTATCAAATTGCCGGTACGGGAACGATTGCGGAAACGGGTGAAGTCGGCCCGATAGGCGGGATTTCCCAAAAAATTGTTGCGGCAGACAAAGCAGGGAAGCAAATCTTTTTTGCCCCGAGTGAAAACGGAAAAAAAGGTTCCAATTATGAAGAGGCTGTGAAAACGGCAAAAGATATAAAAACGAAAATGAAGATTGTGCCTGTCGATACATTTGATGATGCTGTTAAATACCTTGAAAAGCTGAAGCAAAACTAA
- a CDS encoding YlbG family protein, which translates to MDGKRQGLIVWMHSLKQVKMLRRFGNVHYISRRLKYVVLYCDMEQNEALKEKIASYSFVKHVEPSYKPFLKLEFEKKQDKAKEYDYKMGL; encoded by the coding sequence ATGGATGGAAAAAGACAAGGTCTAATTGTATGGATGCACTCATTGAAGCAGGTAAAAATGCTTCGGCGGTTTGGAAACGTTCACTATATTTCCAGAAGGCTAAAATATGTCGTTTTGTATTGTGATATGGAACAGAACGAGGCGCTTAAAGAGAAAATTGCATCTTACTCTTTTGTAAAGCATGTTGAACCCTCTTATAAGCCATTTCTCAAGCTCGAGTTTGAGAAAAAACAGGATAAAGCAAAAGAATATGATTACAAAATGGGTTTATAA
- a CDS encoding patatin-like phospholipase family protein, with the protein MEPKIGLALGSGGARGFAHLGVLKVLKDEGIPVDMIAGSSMGALVGSMYAAGLEIKSLYQIAAAFKRSYYLDFTIPKMGFIAGEKVKGLIRAFTKGYNIEDLNIPLSIVATDLCKGEKVVFTKGPVAEAVRASIAIPGIFVPEMIDGRLLVDGGVVDRVPVSVARDMGADLVISVDVSVVKRQAAITSIFDVILQSLDIMQDELVHHRAVASDLMLRPQVAKFSSRSFTNIQEIILSGEEEAKQNLQAIRSLIDDWKESHNEK; encoded by the coding sequence GTGGAACCTAAAATTGGCTTAGCGCTTGGTTCAGGCGGCGCAAGGGGATTTGCGCATTTAGGCGTGCTGAAAGTTCTGAAAGACGAAGGAATTCCCGTTGATATGATTGCCGGAAGCAGCATGGGGGCGCTCGTGGGAAGCATGTACGCAGCCGGACTTGAAATTAAGAGTCTATATCAGATTGCCGCTGCATTTAAACGCAGCTATTATCTGGATTTTACCATTCCCAAAATGGGATTTATTGCAGGGGAAAAGGTAAAGGGATTGATACGCGCTTTTACAAAAGGCTATAATATTGAGGATTTAAATATCCCGCTTTCCATTGTAGCGACGGACCTTTGCAAAGGGGAAAAAGTGGTTTTTACAAAAGGGCCGGTTGCTGAAGCCGTACGTGCGAGCATCGCGATTCCCGGAATATTCGTTCCGGAGATGATTGACGGCCGTTTGCTCGTTGACGGAGGGGTAGTAGACAGGGTTCCTGTCTCCGTCGCAAGAGATATGGGGGCAGATCTTGTCATTTCGGTGGATGTGTCTGTCGTCAAAAGACAGGCTGCCATCACTTCGATCTTTGATGTTATCCTCCAAAGCCTGGACATTATGCAGGATGAGCTCGTCCACCACCGTGCAGTTGCTTCAGATTTAATGCTCCGGCCCCAGGTAGCCAAATTCAGTTCCAGATCATTTACAAACATACAGGAAATCATTCTAAGCGGAGAAGAGGAAGCGAAGCAGAACCTGCAGGCCATCCGTTCTTTGATTGACGATTGGAAGGAGTCTCATAATGAGAAATAA
- a CDS encoding YugN family protein: MKFEGTGLDQLSAELNRLDDLMDQHGLIRAGQWDYERVTYDKKMEKLGEIYYLRIQGFITEGDAGGRHAVVQLMNPLLGKHYYPHGVEYGDGETFPEAIVKSCENTLNRLKKELEAITL, encoded by the coding sequence ATGAAATTTGAAGGAACCGGTCTGGATCAGCTTTCCGCAGAGCTAAACCGCCTTGACGATTTAATGGATCAGCACGGTTTGATTCGCGCGGGACAATGGGATTATGAACGGGTAACGTATGACAAGAAAATGGAGAAGCTTGGGGAAATTTATTACTTGCGGATTCAGGGCTTTATCACAGAGGGCGATGCTGGAGGAAGACATGCGGTTGTTCAATTAATGAATCCTCTCCTGGGCAAGCATTATTACCCCCATGGTGTGGAATACGGCGATGGGGAAACTTTTCCGGAAGCCATCGTTAAATCGTGCGAAAATACGTTGAACCGGTTAAAAAAAGAATTGGAAGCCATTACCCTGTAA
- a CDS encoding YlbE-like family protein: MRKEIQDYIQSKPEITSFIREQPQWYRKLSRNPQAQEEMNLAMMNYYQKTIPHKVAQFSNSLQMASMMLGMFSSMKQQD; the protein is encoded by the coding sequence ATGAGAAAAGAAATCCAGGACTATATTCAGTCAAAACCTGAAATTACTTCATTTATAAGGGAACAGCCCCAGTGGTACCGGAAACTGTCGCGCAATCCCCAGGCCCAGGAAGAAATGAATCTTGCCATGATGAACTATTATCAGAAAACCATTCCGCATAAAGTAGCTCAATTTTCAAATTCTTTGCAAATGGCTTCCATGATGCTTGGCATGTTCAGTTCGATGAAGCAGCAGGATTAA
- a CDS encoding PaaI family thioesterase, translating to MDKDQLKQETMGLINQLTDAETNEFHLLVEAMKRKHQKSSGTYIGALLQAEGTDGEDEFTLTIPNTALIQNSLNIVHGGITATLADSAMGTLAHKILPGHLAAVTSELKINYTAPGTGSSLSCKAKLIHKGSKTMLMESRIFRDDGKLMAYSTATFFIIERKN from the coding sequence ATGGATAAAGATCAGCTTAAACAGGAAACGATGGGGCTCATTAACCAATTGACAGATGCAGAAACAAACGAATTTCACCTTCTTGTTGAAGCGATGAAGCGGAAACATCAAAAGAGCAGCGGGACTTATATTGGAGCTTTATTACAGGCAGAAGGGACAGATGGCGAAGACGAATTTACTCTGACCATCCCAAACACTGCCCTTATTCAAAATTCATTAAACATTGTACATGGAGGAATTACAGCGACTTTAGCTGATTCTGCAATGGGGACACTTGCACATAAAATTCTTCCCGGCCATCTGGCAGCCGTAACATCTGAGCTGAAAATCAATTACACCGCACCAGGGACAGGTTCCTCTTTATCATGCAAAGCTAAACTGATCCATAAAGGTTCAAAAACGATGCTGATGGAGTCCAGGATCTTTCGGGACGACGGAAAACTTATGGCTTACAGCACAGCCACTTTTTTTATAATTGAAAGAAAAAACTGA
- a CDS encoding YlbF family regulator encodes MESVQILDQADLISDMILHSDLAETYRLRLEELRKDHTAQEIISQFVKVKDKYEDVQRFGKYHPDYKTITREMREIKRELDLNEKVAAFRRAETDLQSLLDQISIELGSAVSEHVKVPTGNPFFDSLSACGGGCGSGGGCGCKVS; translated from the coding sequence ATGGAAAGTGTGCAAATACTTGATCAGGCGGATTTGATCAGTGATATGATTTTGCATTCTGATTTGGCGGAGACGTACCGCCTTCGTCTGGAAGAACTGCGGAAAGATCATACGGCACAAGAAATTATCAGCCAATTTGTGAAAGTGAAAGATAAATATGAGGATGTTCAGCGTTTTGGAAAATATCATCCTGACTATAAAACGATTACCCGTGAAATGAGGGAAATCAAAAGAGAGCTTGATTTAAATGAAAAAGTGGCTGCGTTCAGACGTGCGGAAACAGATTTACAGTCCCTGCTTGATCAAATAAGCATCGAGCTGGGCAGTGCGGTATCCGAACACGTGAAGGTTCCGACCGGAAATCCTTTCTTCGACAGTCTTTCCGCTTGCGGCGGAGGCTGCGGTTCCGGCGGAGGCTGCGGCTGCAAAGTATCCTGA
- a CDS encoding YlbD family protein codes for MTSKKQHPKVEEFKEFVRKHPKIIEEARKGTKTWQEFYENWYLLGEQDAYWNDFRDANTEAGGKEEEKGFVTQLFSAVKKMDANEMNLSLSKMSNAVSTVQNLLETFGVSKGSGSGSPGGANRPFSFRKD; via the coding sequence ATGACTTCGAAGAAGCAGCATCCAAAGGTCGAGGAGTTTAAAGAGTTTGTCAGGAAGCATCCAAAAATCATCGAGGAAGCAAGAAAAGGGACAAAAACATGGCAGGAATTTTATGAAAATTGGTATTTGCTTGGCGAACAGGATGCCTATTGGAATGACTTCAGAGATGCGAATACCGAAGCTGGCGGAAAAGAAGAGGAAAAAGGGTTTGTCACCCAGCTTTTTTCGGCCGTTAAAAAAATGGATGCGAATGAAATGAATCTTTCTTTAAGCAAAATGAGCAACGCTGTATCTACTGTCCAAAATTTACTGGAAACATTCGGGGTTTCGAAAGGGTCCGGCAGCGGTTCTCCAGGCGGGGCAAACCGGCCTTTCTCCTTTAGAAAGGATTAA
- a CDS encoding DUF420 domain-containing protein has translation MYLPLLPTISTAFIVISAIFVAIGWYLIAKRRIEAHRKAMTWAGVFALVFFIVYVSRTIFDGNTAFGGPSGVKVFYLTFLIFHILLAASGGVFGIISIWSGYKQRMVRHRRLGPITSIIWFSTAVTGVTVYMLLYIVYGGGETTSVIKAITGF, from the coding sequence ATGTATTTGCCTCTACTACCAACGATCAGTACGGCATTTATTGTGATTAGTGCCATTTTTGTTGCCATTGGATGGTATTTGATTGCAAAGCGCCGTATAGAAGCTCATCGCAAAGCAATGACCTGGGCAGGTGTATTTGCACTCGTTTTCTTTATTGTGTATGTGTCGAGAACGATTTTTGATGGGAATACTGCTTTTGGAGGACCGTCCGGAGTGAAAGTCTTTTATCTTACTTTCTTAATCTTTCACATCCTCCTTGCCGCATCAGGCGGTGTTTTTGGAATTATTTCGATTTGGTCCGGCTATAAACAGAGAATGGTGCGCCACAGGAGATTGGGTCCGATAACAAGTATCATTTGGTTCTCAACTGCTGTCACAGGGGTGACTGTTTATATGCTTTTGTACATCGTATACGGCGGCGGGGAAACGACATCCGTCATAAAGGCGATTACGGGGTTTTAA
- the coaD gene encoding pantetheine-phosphate adenylyltransferase, whose product MASIAVCSGSFDPVTLGHLDIIKRGAKIFDTVYVCVLNNSSKNPLFNVEERCALLNEVTKDIPNVTVESSKGLLIDYARSKNANAILRGLRAVSDFEYEMQITSMNRVLDDKIETFFMMTNNQYSFLSSSIVKEVAKYNGDISDLVPPSVEKALKEKFN is encoded by the coding sequence ATGGCGAGCATTGCAGTTTGTTCAGGAAGCTTTGATCCTGTTACGCTTGGGCATTTGGATATTATTAAACGCGGAGCGAAAATTTTTGATACCGTCTATGTATGCGTATTGAACAATTCGTCCAAAAATCCTCTGTTCAATGTGGAGGAGCGATGCGCTCTTCTAAATGAAGTGACAAAAGATATTCCCAATGTCACGGTTGAATCATCCAAGGGGCTGCTGATTGATTATGCGAGAAGCAAGAATGCCAATGCCATTTTAAGAGGGCTGAGGGCAGTGTCTGATTTTGAGTATGAAATGCAGATCACTTCGATGAACCGGGTGCTTGATGATAAGATTGAAACGTTTTTTATGATGACAAACAATCAGTATTCTTTTTTAAGTTCAAGCATTGTGAAAGAAGTTGCGAAATACAATGGAGACATTTCCGATCTTGTTCCTCCATCTGTTGAAAAAGCGCTGAAAGAAAAATTTAATTAA
- the ylbJ gene encoding sporulation integral membrane protein YlbJ — protein sequence MSREKWHTLLIAGLLIALTASIILHPKASLEASRSGLEVWWTIVFPSLLPFFIVSELLIGFGIVRFAGVLLEPVMRPLFKVPGAGGFVWAMGIASGFPAGAKLTALLRKEKQLTQIEAERLVSFTNCSSPLFMFAAVSVGIFKNPALGLLLASAHYLSNLCVGIIMRFHGRRTEALQNQARRKNRFFPSVSEAFLALHETRLKNKKPIGKMLGDAVLGSVQTLLIIGGFIILFSVLNRMLDITGFSSAAAAALNHLFLLFSVPPTLTKPFLAGLFEITQGNMEMSKASAGLLFKIMLAGFILGFSGLSVQAQVASILAETDIRFLPFFIARIMQGFLAAFLTWLLWNPLYIGRGGVSETSVPPDSPPGLEAMNPLFAAGPAITLIFLVLYIWLYWRKTLRTV from the coding sequence ATGAGCCGTGAAAAATGGCATACATTGCTGATAGCCGGTTTATTAATTGCTCTAACCGCATCGATTATCCTTCATCCAAAAGCATCACTGGAAGCTTCAAGGAGCGGGCTTGAAGTATGGTGGACCATTGTATTCCCTTCCCTGCTTCCCTTTTTCATCGTTTCCGAGCTTTTGATTGGCTTTGGCATCGTCCGCTTCGCAGGAGTGCTTCTCGAGCCGGTGATGAGACCTCTCTTTAAAGTGCCCGGCGCCGGGGGATTTGTGTGGGCGATGGGGATTGCTTCCGGCTTTCCGGCAGGGGCGAAACTCACTGCCCTTTTAAGAAAAGAAAAGCAGCTCACTCAAATAGAGGCGGAGCGCCTTGTATCTTTTACAAATTGTTCGAGTCCGCTGTTTATGTTTGCAGCTGTTTCCGTAGGGATATTTAAAAATCCGGCTCTTGGACTTCTTCTTGCTTCCGCACACTATTTATCCAATCTTTGCGTCGGCATCATCATGCGCTTTCATGGGCGCCGGACCGAAGCTCTACAGAATCAGGCCAGGAGGAAAAACCGCTTTTTCCCATCTGTATCGGAGGCTTTCCTCGCCCTGCACGAGACACGGCTGAAAAATAAGAAACCCATTGGAAAAATGCTTGGCGATGCGGTTCTCGGATCCGTTCAGACACTCTTAATTATCGGCGGATTCATCATCCTGTTTTCGGTGCTGAACAGGATGCTCGATATTACCGGGTTCTCAAGCGCTGCGGCTGCGGCTCTGAATCATTTATTTTTATTATTCTCTGTTCCCCCAACTCTTACAAAACCCTTCCTTGCGGGACTTTTTGAAATTACCCAGGGAAATATGGAGATGAGTAAAGCATCAGCCGGATTATTGTTTAAAATCATGCTGGCAGGATTTATTCTCGGCTTCAGCGGGCTATCTGTTCAGGCTCAGGTAGCCAGCATCCTTGCAGAAACCGATATTCGTTTCCTCCCTTTTTTTATCGCAAGGATTATGCAGGGGTTTTTGGCAGCCTTTCTTACATGGCTTCTATGGAATCCTCTTTATATCGGCAGAGGCGGTGTATCAGAGACGTCCGTTCCGCCGGATTCCCCTCCCGGATTGGAAGCCATGAATCCTCTCTTTGCGGCCGGACCGGCCATTACTCTAATTTTCCTCGTTCTTTATATTTGGCTTTATTGGCGAAAAACCCTCAGAACCGTATGA